The Cytophagales bacterium DNA segment AAATGAAACATTCGCTTTTATCATCAAAGCGGATATACAAGTTATTATTATAAGATTTTTCATAGTTACAATTTTTTATATTCCTACTGGATGCCACGTAGTCTTGATCTCCTGTGTATCCATGATCATATAAGGACTCTGCGCATTTTTACTCATCCAGTCTTTTCCTTTGTGTAATATAACCCGTTTTACATTCACCGTAGCGTTGGATTGAATTTCCTGAATTGTTTTTGTATCATCATCCCAATACATCACAGCATTTACATCCATGTGGGAAGAAAAATGAGCGATCAGTTCTTTTTTATATCCTGTTAAGATATTCACAACGCCTCCCGGCAGGTCTGAGGAGTTGAGCGCCTCGGCAAAAGTAACAGCACACAGCGGTTTTGATCCGGAAGCCAGGACAACACAACTGTTTCCGCCCGCGATCACCGGTGCAATGGACGATACCAAACCGATCAAAGAGCTGTCTTCGGGGGCAATGATGGAGACTATTCCCGTTGGTTCGGGTACAGAAAAATTAAAATAAGGATCACTTACCGGATTTACACTGCTGAAAATCTGTTGAAATTTATCGCACCAGCCAGCATAATAGACCAGGCGGTCAATGGCTGCATTCACCTCTTTTTCAGCTTGATATGAAGTAGCTCCCTGCCAGG contains these protein-coding regions:
- a CDS encoding aldehyde dehydrogenase; this encodes MPLTTTKPPINKTVADPNGLDKRQRLNVRKTYKIYIGGKFPRTESGRYYTLKSGTGQPLTNICRCSRKDFREAVVAARTAFKDWSGRTAFNRGQILYRMAEMLESRRAQFLAEITWQGATSYQAEKEVNAAIDRLVYYAGWCDKFQQIFSSVNPVSDPYFNFSVPEPTGIVSIIAPEDSSLIGLVSSIAPVIAGGNSCVVLASGSKPLCAVTFAEALNSSDLPGGVVNILTGYKKELIAHFSSHMDVNAVMYWDDDTKTIQEIQSNATVNVKRVILHKGKDWMSKNAQSPYMIMDTQEIKTTWHPVGI